ACTGGGAGGGCTGTGGCCAACACAGAAATGTCAAAATTAAATGAAACAATAATCCAAGGACAATTTGAAAAAAGCAACAGCATTTCTGTAGAATACTCCAGAATGCCTTCAGTGTTTGCTAAGTTCTGTTGCTCCATGATGCCtagaaaaatattatatattgAACTCTTAGTTTCCGAATTCAGTCTTTGAAGAGTCTCCAATTGAATGGGTTGCAGTATTACCTGTATGCTCCTCTGCATTCTTAGTGCTAGAATAGCATTATCATAGTCAACATTGCTCTTCTGCCGCTTTACACTGTATGTATGTCAATGGCCAGTCCCATGCACGTAAAGGATACTGGGAGGGCTGTGGCCTACACAAAACTTCAAGTCTCCTACATAAAACTAGCAAGTTTCGGAACAAATAAAGTTACAATCTTTTTGTGGCATACACACAAATTCCCGTAAATTGTATTTCAGTTTATTTTGTGCAAAAAAATGAACTTTGGGGTTCATACTATGGAAACAGATGAACAAAAATAATTTGCACTAGCATTGGCTATGCATCCACTCAGAGTCAAGGTCCATGTGTGTCGATTCTTCATGGGAAAGTTAAATATATTATTGCTTTTGTTTCCCAACCAAAATCTGACGACAGATTATGCTTCATTTAACCAGTCCACTGACAAATTACAAATAAGCCGGCCTCCAGTCCGTTGCATATATGGGGTGaccctgtttttttttctttttgcgcaAGGGGGCGACCCTGTTATTGGATACAGTGGTGGCCATAAAACCAAGAATCTCCCTGGATTTCTTTCGTGTCAGtcaattatttttcttatgaGTTGTAGCAATCATTTATTATATATTTACTAAATACATATCAGATCTCGAATTTTCATAGTGAAATTCAGATGCTTCAAGAAAAAATTCAGCAATGAAATCCTACAAATTATTTAAtgtactgatttttttttacatcaGATAAAATCATTGCCCAAGCAGCATCAAGAGAAAgcaaaaattgaaaatttgcaTCTGTGTACCACAAACAATGCAGGAAATTGCACCCTGCACTGGCATAGCCACACAAGCTAAGGCTTGACAAATTAGATGGTCTTCTTGCTTCAAGCTGTAGAATATATTTTGTTAGTTCATGGTGCACTGCATAAGTTAATATTATAACTTTTAAACAATGGAAGTACAACTCTCCACCTCTCCACTAGTTCTATTATGCTCTCATGTTTCCTGAAGAACCATACACTTCCTGTACCCAGACAAGTGGGCGGGCACAGtggcatctgtgctggcgggccacATAAGCACACCGCCAGCACAGATTGGgcgatctgtgctggcgggtgcttgtgtcgcccgccagcacagtgcccactgtgctggcgggcgctcCCCTGCCGGCCCGACGATTCTCTGTGTTGGTGGGTGCCAATCGCACCCACCAGCACGCTAATTTCTCTATGtcagcacaaatcgtttctggcgTAGTGCTAGACAAGTAGAGATGACCTTAAAATTTTTCATCATCACAGTACTATAGAGGTGGGCCTGCTCAAATTAGGAGCTGATTGGTTGCCTGGTTTCAGCCGAACCAGGCTCCCCGCATGCAACTAACGCATGATTGGATGGACGCAGCACAGACTGGGCTTATCCCGCATGGTGCAAGATTCCCTTCTCAGCTAGGCTCCAAGGATACGGAGGAAATGGTTGTTTCTGTCGAGCTAGGCTGACGGGGCGTGCAAACTGTACCAGGTAAAAAGAAACCTTGTTAATTATTAGGTTAATTGTAAGACATGCAATTTGGATAGGTTCATGCATGCGTTGCCACTTTCTTAACAGATAACCGTCTGCACACAAATCACTAACTGATCTGATTATTCTAAACTTATATATTGGTACCGTGGACACAGCATTGCACATGTATGACTAATTAGTTTGATCAGTTATACCTAGCAGGTGAAAAATTATTTTTCCATTATATTCACTtatcaaaaataaattttatatgcacTATAAACTTATATATCAATGAATTAGATATTACACCTATCGACTGCAAGGGGGCACCAAAAAAATCCACAGCCATTGGTAAAATAAAATTTCTGCAAAGGATACTCCACTTTCgcacaaaaaatattttttctttggACGAGATGGCCAGTCACCACAATTAATAGTTTGACAAATGCGGCTTGACAATtaagtttatattataaaatCACTTTTCATGAAGAATCTTCTAGTTTCAAAGTTACCCGCATGTTTAACAATAAATAATCATTACtaaatagtttgacttaggaaaGGGTAGCCCCATATgttctaaatatttttttagaatgtcCTAAATAATTAAGCTGTACCATATATGTTCAAAAAACAATTCTAGTGTGTTGTAGttatcatattttatttttttcaacacATTCATACTAGCCTTTCATGAAAGTGATGTCATGGCAAGAGATGTTGACTATCAGGAAACATCACAAATAATGAACTTGATGGCAAAATGAAAGAGATACATAGGGTTCCACTAATTGAAGCTGGCAACATAAATCACCTGCATAAAGCTTGTGACACAAGTCAGAGTGCATATATCGTCATGCAAACCATCCAATGTCGAACATTTCTGGATCATGATCCGATTGTCTTTACGGAATATGTGTTTCACAGGAGTTTTGAAATTCTTTGATCCAAGAGAAGACCAGCATGGGTCCCATGCTTTTGCACAAACTTACTCAACGTTTCTGCATCATGATCTGATTGTCTTTATGGAATATGAGAGCTGAAAACCATATATTGCATCTCAATTAATTAACAACTGCATTTCATATATGATTTGCAGTTTACAAATGATGTCATATAATGTTTTACACAATCTATAAGGGAGTAATTTGCTACATCATATAGAGAAATAAAATTAATCAATGTTGTTTCTTATTACACAGCTAAGCAACCATGATGAAAGCATTCTTGACTTAGTTGTGGTTGTCCTCCCAAAACTGAGCTTGGAGCCAATCCACAACCTTCTTGTCCACCTGAAACGCCTTGGCAAGAACATCATCCGCAATCGGTGGTTTCGATCCAAACACTGCATTAGAAATGGTAATAGCCCCAGGGTTCTGGCTGCTTAGTGCCGCGATGGCAACTGCTGGCTTGTCATAACTTGGATTGAACTGAAAGTGGATCAGGCCTTGCGGGAACACAAAAACATCTCCCTTGTTGAGCATCTTACTGAAAAACTTGTTGTCCGGGTTAGACGTGACAAAACCAACGTAGAGTGAACCTTCAAGAACTGTTAGGATCTCCGTGGCACGGGGGTGAGTGTGTGGAGGGTTCTGTCCTTGAGGAGCATAGTCAATCCTTGCCATGGAGATGCCGAGGGTGTTGAGACCTGGGAGCTTCATCGCATTGATCAACGTGACGTTGGACTTGACCTTGCTCTTCGTCGTGTCCCCAGGCTTGTCAAGGTTGGCTGCTAGGAAGAAGTCATCGACCTTAACATCCTTCACATCCTTGCAGGGTAACCCGTTGACACGTACTGCATCAGCATACAAGCATGTGTTAGGAAGCTATTCTCAGGTTTTGCTGTAAAACATCAGAATGTGATCATGTTTTCTTAGATGAAGTACATACCAGGCGAGTATTTGTCTGCGACGCAGAAGTCCTGGAGAGGACCGGGATCCGAAGCCATGGCCCCATAAGCGATCAAGGCAAGAAGAACAAAGTGAAGAAGCAAGTTGGAGGAGGCCATGTCTAGCAACCTCGGAGTTTGCTTTCTTCTTGCAAGCTAGGGAGCTCCTGGTTGTGTCTCGGAATTTGTGTGTATAGCAATAGCTAGCTGATGCTTTCTCCTTGGGGGTGGTTCATCCTTATATATAGCTGCTGAGAGTCTGAAGAGGTCAATCAGCAGGGCCGGCGCACTATATTGAAATGGTCGATCAGGTGTAGTGCAACCCACGCAAGCAACTATTTGAATTTGTCAACACGGTCTTGTGTAGGTCATCTACGCCCAGGACGCCTGATGAAGTAACCTAGTAGTAATAAACTGGAGATCATGTAGATATAATGTGTTTCTAGCTATCGTCATGCATGACAATACAAAACGATAGTGCTGATTGGTTCTGTGATCCAGGTAAAAAGAAACCTTGTTAATTATTAGGTTAATTGTAAGACATGGCCATTTAATTTGGATAGGTTCATGCATGCGTTGACACTTTCATAACAGATAACCGTCTGCACGCAAATTACTAATAACTGATCTGATTATTCTAAATTagctcttgtttacttcacccccaacttccaactttggcactatgcaaaaagaagattccccatcacatcaaacttgcggtacatgcatggagtactaaatgtagacgaaatcaaaaactaattgcacagttttgttgtgctttgcgagacgaatcttttgagcctaattagtcaatatttagacaataattcacaaatacaaacgaaacgctacagtgtcgcatttatgacaaaatgtcaattttgggGCTCCCAAGTTGGCAAGTAAACAAGGCGTTATTAGTTCGTAACAAATATTTATTGGTACCGTGGACACAGCATTGCACATGTATGACTAATTAGTTTGATCAGTTATACCTAGCACGTGAGAATTTATTTCTCCATTATATTCAGTtatcaaaaataaattttatatgcacTATAAATTTATATACCAGTGAAGTAGATATTACACCTATCGACTGCAAGGGGGCACCAAAAAAAATTCACAGCCATTGGTAAAATAAAATTTCTGCAAGGGATAGTCTGCTGTcgcataaaaaatattttttctttggACCAGATTGTCACTGAAcgtcaggatgtgattaaaaagaataattaagcaatgattttctcataattttagaaatttaTTATAGGAAAACAATTGGTCGTTTGTTTTAAATTAAACAAGGTTGTTCTGTGTGtctgttgcattcatgccgatgcatcttggtgtttcttaagtgcaaaatattttaaaatgctTTTAGATGATGACCATGTTCTTCTGAGTATTTCCCAACTTTTTCTAGAATTTGCACTCATTTTCCTAtagctaaatctatttattagaaggctctacaatctttttcatgagctccaagtactttatttggattcctcatGTCCCAGTCTATCTATGGGATTTTTCCAAGAATTTTTGAGATTTTCAAAAGTATTTTTCATGGTTTAATCGAATTACCTAGATTTTTTCTggatttttctttcacgagaaattatttctgaaaaaaaagaaaaatctaatcGATTCGGTCAAGCCTTTGGGGCCTAACCCTCTCCAGTCAACCCGCACCGACCCGGCACAGTTAACGGCCTAGCCTGGCCCACTAgacccaccggccaccggcagctcaaGGCCGAGCGTAGCTGCTCCTAGGCACCACCGAACCTCGCCGTGCGCGCCAAGGCAGCCACGGACCCACACGCCTATAAAAGGGCGAGCCCGTGCGCCTGCGACCCCCCCCCTGCTACAACCGCTTCCGCCTGCCGCTCACCCGGATCTCCATCGCCGCGCGTACCTGAGCCGCCCGCGAAGTAGAGTGCCCCCGGGCCCTCTATGGCCAGTCACCTCAATTAATAGTTTGATAAATGCGACTCGACAATtaagtttatattataaaatCACTTTTCATGATGAATCTTCTAGTTTCAAAGTTACTTGCATGTTTAACAATAAATAATCATTGCTAACTGCCCGGCCTGGCCCACTAGGCCCACCAACCACCGGCATCTCGAGGCCGAGCGTAGCTGCGGCTAGGCGCCGCCGAACCTCGGCGTGCGCGCCAAGGTAGGCACGGGGCACGGACCTgcgcgcctataaaagggcgAGCCCATGCGCCTGCGACCCCCCCCCCCTGCTGCAACAGCTTCCGTCTGCCGCTTGCCTAGAGCTCCGTGGCCGTGTGTTGCGTCCCTGAGCTGCCCGCGAAGCAGAGCGCCCCCGGGCCCTCTATGGCCAGTCACCACAATTAATAGTTTGATAAATGCGACTCGACAATTAAGTTTATATCATAAAATCACTTTTCATGATGAATCTTCTAGTTTCAAAGTTACTTGCATGTTTAACAATAAATAATCATTGCTAATTTAAATAGTATGACTTAGGAAAGGGTAGCCCCATATGTTctaaaattttttttttgcgaatgtTCTAAATAATTAAGCTGCACCATATATGTTCAAAAAAACAGTTCTAGTGTGTTTTCGttatcatattttatttttttcaacgCATTCATACTAGCTTTTCATGAAAGTGATGTCATGGCAAGAGATGTTGCCCATCAGGAAACATCTATCACAAATAATGAACTTGATGGCAAAATGAAAGAGATACATAGGGTTCCACTAATTGAAGCTGGCAACATAAATCACCTGCATAAAGCTTGTGACACAAGTCAGAGTGCATATATCGTCATGCAAACCATCCAATGTCGAACATTTCTGGATCATGATCCGATTGTCTTTACGGAATATGTGTGTCACAGGAGTTTTGAAATTCTTTGATCCAAGAGAAGACCGGCATGGGTCCCATGCTTTTGCACAAACTTACTCAACGTTTCTGCATCATGATGTGATTGTCTTTTTGGAATATGAGAGCTGAAAACCATATATTGCATCTCAATTAACTAACAACTGCATTTCATATATGATTTGCAGTTTACAAATGATGTCATACAATGTTTTACACAATCTATAAGGGAGTAATTTGCAACATCATATAGAGAAATAAAATTAATCAATGTTGTTTCTTATTACACAGCTAAGCAACCATGATGAAAGCATTCTTGACTTAGTTGTGGTTGTCCTCCCAAAACTGAGCTTGGAGCCAATCCACAACCTTCTTGTCCACCTGAAACGCCTTGGCAAGAACATCATCCGCAATCGGTGGTTTCGACCCAAACACTGCATTAGAAATGGTAATAGCCCCAGGGTTCTGGCTGCTTAGTGCCGCGATGGCAACCGCTGGCTTGTCATAACTTGGATTGAACTGAAAGTGGATCAGGCCTTGCGGGAACACAAAAACGTCTCCCTTGTTGAGCATCTTACTGAAAAACTTGTTGTCCGGGTTAGACGTGACAAAACCAACGTAGAGTGAACCTTCAAGAACTGTTAGGATCTCCGTGGCACGGGGGTGAGTGTGTGGAGGGTTCTGTCCTTGAGGAGCATAGTCAATCCTCGCCATGGAGATGCCGAGGGTGTTGAGACCTGGGAGCTTCATCGCATTGATCAACGTGACGTTGGACTTGACCTTGCTCTTCGTCGTGTCCCCAGGCTTGTCAAGGTTGGCTGCTAGGAAGAAGTCATCGACCTTAACATCCTTCACATCCTTGCAGGGCAACCCGTTGACACGTACTGCATCAATGAAGCAACATACATGTGTTATGGGAGGCTCATCATCAAACGTGTACTACGCCATGTGATTTTCATTACAAGGCGGTATAAACTTTCTCAATTTTCATTTCAGCTTCGTTATGAACCACGCAATCATGATGTGATACAGACGTGTTATGATTAAGATGAAGACTGAAGCACATACCATGCGTGTCTTTGTCGGCGACACAGAAGTCCTGGAGAGGACTGGGATCCGATGCTATGGCACCGGAAGCGGCCAAGGCGAGAAGAACGGTGAGAAGAAAGAAGTTGGAGGAGGCCATGCCTAGCAACCTAGACAGGAGTTTTCTCTCTTCTATGGAGCTGCCTGTTGTGTATATGTATCTATACTTAGCTGATGCTTTGTCCATGGAGGCgttgcatgcatatatatagcAGCTGAGACTCTGAAGAGGTCATTCAGCAGGTTGCCCAACAGAAATTGTCTCAGGTGTAGTGTATCCCGAGAAAGAACCTATTTGATTTGGTCAACACGTTCTTGATGAGTAAATCAATGCAATATCTACTCCCAAGACCCAGATGAGGTGACCGTGTAAAATTGTGATCGTGGTGTAAAATTTTAATAAACACAACAGTTATCCATCAGGAAATATGAGAGCAAAAGAATACTAACAAGTAACAGTGTTGCATAGTCCCATGCATGACCACGTCTGATTAGTTACCAAACACATACATAAAAAAGGATGAACTCGAGGAAACTTCGTCGAGTTTGACTGATGCAAATAAACAATTGCAGATGGTCAGAGCATGTACTCGACCTGATAACGACCGTTTCAATCTAGCAATGTTGCTCATCTTCTGGTTGACTTATTCCCAACCTCACCTACTCTTTCTGCTTCTATATATACACGTCCATCCTCCCCAGGGCCAAAGCATCAAACAGCTAGCAGAAACCCAAACACCACCAAGCCAAATAAGAACAACAGAAATACACCAAatggcctcctccaccacctttcTTGTTCTGACCGCTCTTCTTGCACTGCTCTCATGGCAAGCGATTGCTTCGGACCCAAGCCCTCTGCAGGATTTCTGCGTTGCTGACAAGGATTCTCATGGTATGTACCTTCACATATATCATCCGAACATTTGTTAATTATTTGTAATTGTACAAACTATATGTATAATTACATGTAATCAAACATATGTCGGACTTCAATTCTTATTAGCTTTTGGGCATAACTTCAA
The genomic region above belongs to Setaria italica strain Yugu1 chromosome VI, Setaria_italica_v2.0, whole genome shotgun sequence and contains:
- the LOC101752483 gene encoding putative germin-like protein 12-4, encoding MASSNLLLHFVLLALIAYGAMASDPGPLQDFCVADKYSPVRVNGLPCKDVKDVKVDDFFLAANLDKPGDTTKSKVKSNVTLINAMKLPGLNTLGISMARIDYAPQGQNPPHTHPRATEILTVLEGSLYVGFVTSNPDNKFFSKMLNKGDVFVFPQGLIHFQFNPSYDKPAVAIAALSSQNPGAITISNAVFGSKPPIADDVLAKAFQVDKKVVDWLQAQFWEDNHN
- the LOC101752894 gene encoding putative germin-like protein 12-4, with translation MASSNFFLLTVLLALAASGAIASDPSPLQDFCVADKDTHVRVNGLPCKDVKDVKVDDFFLAANLDKPGDTTKSKVKSNVTLINAMKLPGLNTLGISMARIDYAPQGQNPPHTHPRATEILTVLEGSLYVGFVTSNPDNKFFSKMLNKGDVFVFPQGLIHFQFNPSYDKPAVAIAALSSQNPGAITISNAVFGSKPPIADDVLAKAFQVDKKVVDWLQAQFWEDNHN